In Leguminivora glycinivorella isolate SPB_JAAS2020 chromosome 17, LegGlyc_1.1, whole genome shotgun sequence, the DNA window ATTGATTTGTCATGTGACCAATTAGTTTTATAtgcaatcaaaatatttttttatcgggTCATTGTAAGACTTTTACGAATTATTGTATCTTTATTATTCCTGCTAACATTGTGGTCCAATTCAATTTGACGTTAAAAATTACCATAAACAGTCGATTTAATTTCATCAACTAGTTTTATCGACACGATCGCAACACTAACTCAAATGGAGAGCTAGTTACGATTCTGATACTGTTTTCGAATACACAAGCGGTGTATAAAATTTGTTGTTTTGGCTTACTTCCGACAGACGATCGGCCGCGCCCCGACCATCAGGATCATCCGCGCTCCAGCCATGGACATCTCCGTGAGTATCCTTACGAACAAAAAGTTGATTAAAAATTGAAGTCTATTAGGAAACCTAGGGGGTATAGGCTTTTAGCAAAAACTGAATAACGGACAAGTTAATGAACCTTCTGAGGGTATCGATATAGGTATAGATCTAATGGAGACTTTTAAATTTAGGCATAAATGTTAATGACCTACTGGAGATTACACGATGGATAGCTAAATTGGTACTTACGAATAAAATGTGTTCTAATTTTCTATTCCAATATCTGATATTGTCGGGTAGGTAATAATAGCTACCTACTTACTTATGATTATGTGGTACTACATGAAGTACTAGACAACATTTTtggttttataatattaggcCATTCCATTGACTAAGGCAGATGCAGGTACTCGtatgaataatataatgtaggtacctatgccAACAGATTACACGATAGATAGCTAAATTGCTACGATTATGTGTTCTAATTATCTATTCCAACATCTGATATTGTTGGGTAGGTGACAATAGCTAGCTACTAACTTATGATTATGTCGTACTTCATGAAAGACGACAACATTTTtggttttataatattaggtcaTATCCAATGCCTCTTAATAAATTCTAATCATTTGGTGCCCATTCTAAAATAGTTAAGTATGTGTATGAAAATTTTCAGATCCAATTGATCCTGTCAATATTATGCCTCGGAGCAGTCCAGGCCAATGCTCAAGACAAGGGGCCTCAAACATTCAAGGCTTCACAGCCAGAATATGCTCAGAGATACAAAGAAGTGATCATGTACCTAACTCCTTCTCAGATTAAGAATTATGAGGCAGGACAAGGTCTTCCACAAATGAATTATGAACAGCAGGCTCATCTACATGCCCAGTATCAGCAAGAACAAATCGCACAACCTGCGCCTGCGTTTATATATACACAACCGAAACCAACGTCAGGAATACCAATTAATGAAGAAGATGGACAAATTATTCAAAGCACCCTTGATATTTTAGAAGCCAATAAAATGCAGTTTCATCTAGTGCAGCAAAATAATCCTAATATTGAAATAACGAAAGCTGAAGAAGATCATTATTCAGACATCCGACCTATCGTCGAGCCAAATGCTGAAAATGAAGAACAGATTAAAATCCAGCTTCTGCAGAATCAACAACAAgagcaacaacaacaacaacatcaGCAACAACATCAGCGACAACAACAGCAACTGCTACAAAAACAACAAGAACACCAGCAACAGCAGCAACAACAAGAACAAAAACACTTATTAGAACAGGCTAAGAAACAACAGGAGCAGATTGCAAAAAGCTACGCTTATATTAATTTCATCTCCAACCAGAAGCCAGATAATCTACAAAAAATTCAGATATTCCACCCTGAACCTCACTCTGTAAATTTTAATGAAGAAATAAGACAACAGAAAGAAAGGAACATAGAAATTCAGCAAGATCCTTTACTGCGTCAGAAATTCAAGCTTATTCCTTATGAATACATCGCGGAGCAAAATATTCAACAGAAAGTACGAGATGACCTTATTAAGCAGGGTCAAAAGCAACTCCAGCAGCAACTATTTGTACCTGCTGAAGA includes these proteins:
- the LOC125235318 gene encoding putative mediator of RNA polymerase II transcription subunit 12, whose translation is MDISIQLILSILCLGAVQANAQDKGPQTFKASQPEYAQRYKEVIMYLTPSQIKNYEAGQGLPQMNYEQQAHLHAQYQQEQIAQPAPAFIYTQPKPTSGIPINEEDGQIIQSTLDILEANKMQFHLVQQNNPNIEITKAEEDHYSDIRPIVEPNAENEEQIKIQLLQNQQQEQQQQQHQQQHQRQQQQLLQKQQEHQQQQQQQEQKHLLEQAKKQQEQIAKSYAYINFISNQKPDNLQKIQIFHPEPHSVNFNEEIRQQKERNIEIQQDPLLRQKFKLIPYEYIAEQNIQQKVRDDLIKQGQKQLQQQLFVPAEEPWRPIINPQKEYQQQYAPQFTIPTKNIDLEKIIQEIQLEREAAKIHAENIAKSPPVVIHKDISIIKRRPVHVIKHVNIPYPAPFFVPIPKPVEVKVPQPYAVPVEIVRHIPVPVVKTEAVEVAKPVPYEVEKHVPEIVEKKVFVPVDKPYTVERIVPVEVRKEIPFAIPVHKPEKLTLIRHVWKH